From Salinibacterium sp. ZJ450, one genomic window encodes:
- a CDS encoding carbohydrate ABC transporter permease: MTVAFISNAMLWLIGLSFLIPLAWLVLASFDTAPSQQTRLPESLTLDNYLAVLTPERILLPLWNSTVLSTGAALVTVIVAVLAAYPLSRYRSRFNKPYLYAILFGTCLPITAIMVPVYSLFVRLSLLDNMAGVVFFMAATSLPMAIWMMKNFMDSVPMSLEEAAWVDGASAMASLRHIVVPLMRPGIAVVFIFVFIQAWGNFFVPFILLLSPAKQPAAVSVFSFFGQYGTIAYGQLAAFSLLYALPVVVLYAIVSKGIGGSFAMQGAVKG, translated from the coding sequence ATGACTGTGGCGTTCATCTCTAATGCCATGCTGTGGCTGATCGGCCTGTCTTTCCTGATTCCGCTGGCGTGGTTGGTGCTCGCATCCTTTGACACCGCCCCCAGCCAACAAACTCGGCTTCCCGAGAGCCTGACCCTCGACAACTATCTGGCCGTCCTGACGCCGGAGCGCATCCTGTTGCCGCTCTGGAACAGCACCGTGCTCTCCACCGGGGCCGCGCTCGTCACTGTCATCGTTGCGGTACTCGCCGCGTATCCGCTGTCCCGTTACCGGTCGCGCTTCAACAAGCCGTACCTGTACGCCATCCTGTTCGGAACCTGCCTGCCGATCACCGCGATCATGGTTCCGGTCTACAGCCTGTTCGTGCGGCTCAGCCTGCTCGACAATATGGCCGGCGTGGTGTTCTTCATGGCGGCCACCAGCCTGCCGATGGCGATCTGGATGATGAAGAACTTCATGGACTCGGTGCCGATGAGCCTGGAGGAAGCGGCCTGGGTGGATGGCGCCTCCGCGATGGCTTCCCTGCGACACATCGTCGTGCCGCTGATGCGGCCGGGCATCGCAGTCGTGTTCATCTTCGTGTTCATCCAGGCCTGGGGAAACTTCTTCGTGCCGTTCATCTTGCTGTTGTCGCCAGCCAAGCAGCCGGCGGCGGTCAGCGTGTTCAGTTTCTTCGGCCAGTACGGCACGATCGCGTACGGACAGCTGGCAGCGTTCTCGCTGCTCTACGCGCTTCCGGTTGTCGTGTTGTACGCCATCGTCTCCAAGGGCATCGGCGGTTCCTTCGCCATGCAGGGCGCAGTAAAGGGTTAG
- a CDS encoding glycoside hydrolase family 38 C-terminal domain-containing protein — protein MHDDAPLVQMRINRFVTERLQPGIIRASVAVDIQRWEAPGEPVSFAHAVAQPFEPVEAGCAWGKPWGTTWFKVAGTVPAEWADAADARVQLVVDLGFDSAQPGFQSEGLVFSASGSIIKAVEPLNTGVPLTTAPGDAFEFYIEAASNPDLSQAWTFAPTPMGARETAGDGPLYRLAGMVVALRDNTVWSLAQDFWTLHGLYAELPAHLPRKAEILRALDLAIDAVDPQDVAGTAQAGRDLLAPAFAAPAWQSSHRVHAVGHAHIDSAWLWPLRETVRKVARTFANVDALIEQNPDFVFAASSAQQFAWLKEHYPDLFDRVRRRVAEGSFVPVGGMWVESDSNLPGGEALARQFVAGKRFFMEEFGVEPLEVWLPDSFGYSGALPQIARAAGSRWFLTQKISWNETNVMPHHTFQWEGIDGTRIFTHFPPVDTYSSELSGSDLARAERQYSEKGVANTSLVPFGWGDGGGGPTEEMIAAARRTASLEGSPTVLLSSPRGFFEAAEAEYPQPPVWSGELYLEFHRGTYTSQARTKRGNRRSEHLLREAELWATTAAVRGAADYPYAALEQAWHTVLLLQFHDILPGSSIAWVHREAELRYEEVRVTLEQIIDRSVRALAGDGTRTLALNSGPFDRAGVPALGAGELTAGRAAATVSRTAEGIVLQNDRLRATLDADGLLVSLRDLVTGRESIPTGQPSKVLQLFRDTPRQWDAWDIDADYVRTMTELRVADSVEICESGSERVAVRIIRRFGSSTVEETVSLSSGERALDVELAIDWHERQKLLKLAFPIDVQAAQAASEIQFGHILRPTHSNTSWDAARFETVAHRWVHVGEPGYGVAVANDSTYGHDIRRTGEGRSTTVRLSLLRAPLYPDPESDQGEHRMRVAIAPGAGIPEAVEEGYRLNLPLRPVEGVGVEHIAPLVRVDGAGVVVEAVKLAEDQSGDVIVRLYEAHGGRAAATLSADFDATDAVLTDLLERPTASPETLLAPSADRSWRLELRPFQLVTIRFRR, from the coding sequence ATGCACGACGACGCACCACTCGTTCAGATGCGGATCAACCGGTTCGTCACCGAACGGCTCCAGCCGGGGATCATTCGAGCCAGCGTGGCGGTGGACATCCAACGCTGGGAGGCTCCGGGCGAACCCGTCTCGTTCGCTCACGCCGTCGCTCAACCGTTCGAGCCGGTGGAGGCTGGATGCGCGTGGGGCAAGCCGTGGGGGACGACCTGGTTCAAGGTCGCCGGCACTGTCCCCGCAGAGTGGGCGGATGCCGCGGACGCGCGGGTGCAGCTGGTCGTCGATCTCGGATTCGACTCCGCCCAGCCGGGCTTCCAATCCGAGGGGCTGGTGTTCTCGGCGAGCGGATCGATCATCAAGGCGGTGGAGCCGCTGAACACCGGGGTGCCGCTCACGACTGCCCCCGGTGACGCATTCGAGTTCTACATTGAGGCGGCCTCGAACCCCGACCTCAGCCAGGCGTGGACGTTCGCGCCGACCCCGATGGGCGCGCGGGAAACGGCGGGGGACGGGCCGCTGTACCGGCTGGCCGGAATGGTCGTCGCGCTGCGCGACAACACTGTGTGGAGCCTCGCTCAAGACTTCTGGACGCTGCACGGCCTGTACGCCGAACTGCCCGCGCACCTGCCGAGGAAGGCCGAGATCCTGCGCGCCCTTGATCTGGCGATCGACGCGGTGGACCCGCAGGATGTCGCGGGAACGGCGCAGGCTGGCCGGGACCTGCTCGCTCCGGCGTTCGCGGCGCCGGCCTGGCAGAGTTCGCATCGCGTGCACGCCGTCGGGCACGCCCACATCGACAGCGCCTGGCTGTGGCCGCTCAGGGAGACGGTGCGCAAGGTGGCGCGCACCTTCGCCAACGTCGACGCGCTGATCGAGCAGAATCCAGACTTCGTGTTCGCCGCGTCATCCGCCCAGCAGTTTGCCTGGCTCAAGGAGCACTATCCCGACCTGTTCGACCGGGTCCGCCGGCGGGTGGCGGAGGGCTCGTTCGTGCCGGTCGGTGGAATGTGGGTGGAATCCGACAGCAACCTGCCAGGTGGCGAGGCGCTCGCCCGCCAGTTCGTGGCAGGCAAGCGCTTCTTCATGGAGGAGTTCGGGGTCGAGCCGCTCGAGGTGTGGCTGCCGGACTCGTTCGGCTATTCCGGTGCCCTGCCGCAGATTGCGCGGGCGGCGGGCTCACGCTGGTTCCTCACCCAGAAGATCTCCTGGAATGAGACCAACGTCATGCCGCACCACACATTCCAGTGGGAGGGCATCGACGGCACCCGCATTTTCACGCACTTCCCGCCGGTGGACACCTACAGCTCGGAGCTCTCCGGCTCCGATCTGGCCAGGGCCGAGCGGCAGTACTCGGAGAAGGGCGTCGCGAACACATCTCTGGTGCCGTTCGGCTGGGGTGACGGCGGTGGCGGGCCAACCGAGGAGATGATCGCCGCGGCCAGACGCACCGCATCGCTCGAGGGATCGCCGACCGTGCTGCTGTCCAGCCCGCGCGGGTTCTTCGAGGCAGCCGAGGCCGAGTACCCGCAGCCGCCGGTGTGGTCGGGGGAGCTCTACCTCGAGTTCCACCGCGGCACGTACACCTCGCAGGCGCGCACCAAGCGCGGCAACCGCCGAAGCGAGCACCTGCTGCGCGAGGCGGAGCTCTGGGCCACGACCGCCGCGGTGCGCGGCGCGGCCGACTACCCCTACGCGGCACTCGAGCAGGCGTGGCACACGGTGCTGCTGCTTCAGTTCCACGACATCCTGCCCGGGTCGTCCATCGCGTGGGTGCACCGTGAGGCCGAGCTCCGGTATGAGGAGGTTCGGGTCACGCTCGAGCAGATCATCGACCGTTCGGTGCGCGCACTCGCGGGCGACGGCACACGAACGCTTGCGCTGAACTCCGGTCCGTTCGATCGCGCGGGAGTGCCCGCGTTGGGTGCCGGTGAGCTGACGGCAGGCCGCGCTGCTGCGACGGTGAGCCGCACCGCCGAGGGGATCGTGCTGCAGAACGATCGGCTGCGCGCAACCCTCGACGCGGACGGCCTGCTGGTCTCGCTGCGGGATCTGGTCACGGGCCGAGAATCCATTCCGACAGGGCAGCCGTCGAAGGTGCTGCAACTGTTCCGCGACACGCCACGACAGTGGGATGCCTGGGATATCGACGCCGATTACGTGCGCACGATGACCGAGCTGCGAGTCGCCGACAGTGTCGAGATATGCGAGTCAGGTTCTGAGCGGGTGGCGGTACGGATCATCCGGCGCTTCGGCAGTTCCACGGTCGAGGAAACCGTCTCGCTCAGTTCCGGGGAGCGCGCCCTCGACGTGGAACTCGCCATCGACTGGCATGAGCGGCAGAAGCTGCTGAAGCTCGCCTTCCCCATCGATGTGCAGGCCGCCCAGGCGGCATCCGAAATCCAGTTCGGGCACATTCTGCGGCCCACCCATTCGAACACGTCGTGGGATGCCGCGCGCTTCGAGACTGTCGCTCACCGCTGGGTGCACGTCGGCGAGCCGGGCTATGGGGTCGCCGTGGCAAACGACTCAACCTACGGCCACGACATCCGGCGCACCGGAGAGGGACGCTCGACAACGGTTCGACTGTCGCTGCTGCGTGCCCCGCTGTATCCCGACCCGGAGAGCGATCAGGGGGAGCACCGCATGCGAGTGGCAATCGCGCCGGGCGCCGGCATCCCCGAAGCGGTCGAGGAAGGCTATCGGCTGAATCTCCCGCTGCGGCCGGTCGAGGGCGTCGGCGTCGAGCACATCGCGCCGCTGGTGCGAGTCGACGGCGCAGGCGTCGTGGTGGAGGCCGTAAAGCTGGCTGAAGACCAGAGCGGCGACGTCATTGTTCGGCTGTACGAGGCGCACGGCGGTCGAGCCGCGGCGACGCTGAGCGCGGATTTCGATGCGACGGATGCCGTGCTCACCGATCTACTCGAGCGGCCGACGGCCTCTCCGGAGACGCTACTCGCCCCGTCAGCGGACCGCTCCTGGCGGTTGGAGCTTCGACCCTTCCAGCTGGTGACGATCAGGTTCCGCCGCTGA
- a CDS encoding ABC transporter ATP-binding protein: MTETSAPTASRASRPSRRRPGSPAESGPRARFSQLMPYLLEHKVVLSWVILLSVLGAAASLAQPVLVSQVITLVERGDTIGTLAWVLVALVVLSGLLSGFQHYLLQRTGTGVVLSARRRLVSRLLRLPIREFDTRRTGDLVSRVGSDTTLLYAVMTQGLIDAVGGALIFVGAIIAMLLIDAVLLGLTLLVIAVSVVTVTLLSGRIRVASQEQQRKVGDLAASVERAISSIRTVRAANATDRENATIDAEARGAWTMGIRVAKISALVVPVAGIAMQVSFLTVLGVGGFRVASGAITIASLVSFILFLFMMIMPLGQAFGAFTSVNQALGALGRIQEIIDLPSETEADASITPVAAIETDDAITFENVEFSYPEGAVLVDDASSGDGMSPGLRPAVIEGTPLGERTALVETRDDTLDQGQPHDRTVLRGVSFSVPRGQRIALVGPSGAGKSTILALIERFYDPTGGVVRLGGVDIRGLDRTELRSQIGYVEQDAPVLAGSLRDNLTLGAPDATDEECVAVLASVNLLEVLERDERGLGAQVGEDGVMLSGGERQRLAIARTLLAAPPILLLDESTSSLDGLNEQLLRGAIDAVAEHRTLIVIAHRLSTVVDSDQIVVLERGRVVGVGTHSELVKSTPLYRDLAKHQLLV, from the coding sequence ATGACCGAAACCTCCGCGCCGACCGCGTCGCGCGCATCCCGTCCCTCCCGTCGCCGCCCCGGCAGCCCGGCCGAGAGCGGCCCCCGCGCGCGCTTCAGCCAGCTGATGCCGTACCTGCTGGAACACAAGGTGGTGCTCAGCTGGGTGATCCTGCTGAGCGTCCTCGGCGCGGCCGCGTCGCTCGCCCAGCCGGTGCTCGTCAGCCAGGTGATCACCCTGGTGGAGCGCGGCGACACCATCGGCACTCTGGCCTGGGTGCTGGTCGCGCTCGTGGTGCTCTCCGGGCTGCTCAGCGGCTTCCAGCACTACCTGCTGCAACGCACCGGAACCGGCGTCGTGCTGTCCGCGCGGCGTCGGCTGGTGTCGCGGCTGCTGCGCTTGCCGATCCGCGAGTTCGACACCCGCCGCACCGGTGACCTGGTCTCCCGCGTCGGTTCGGACACCACTCTGCTGTACGCGGTGATGACGCAGGGACTGATCGACGCGGTCGGCGGTGCGTTGATCTTCGTCGGCGCCATCATCGCCATGCTGCTGATCGACGCGGTGCTGCTCGGACTCACCCTGCTCGTAATCGCGGTGTCGGTGGTCACGGTGACCCTGCTGTCCGGCCGCATCCGGGTGGCCAGCCAGGAACAGCAGCGGAAGGTCGGCGATCTGGCCGCGAGCGTGGAGCGCGCGATCAGCTCGATCCGCACGGTGCGCGCCGCGAACGCCACCGACCGGGAGAACGCCACGATCGACGCGGAGGCTCGCGGCGCCTGGACGATGGGCATCCGCGTGGCCAAGATCAGCGCCCTGGTGGTGCCGGTGGCCGGCATCGCCATGCAGGTGTCCTTCCTGACCGTGCTCGGCGTCGGCGGGTTCCGGGTCGCCAGCGGGGCAATCACCATCGCGTCGCTGGTGTCGTTCATCCTGTTCCTGTTCATGATGATCATGCCGCTCGGCCAGGCCTTCGGCGCGTTCACGTCGGTGAACCAGGCGCTCGGGGCCCTCGGCCGAATTCAGGAGATCATCGACCTGCCGAGCGAGACCGAGGCGGATGCGTCGATCACCCCGGTCGCCGCGATCGAGACGGATGACGCGATCACCTTCGAGAACGTGGAGTTCAGCTACCCGGAGGGCGCGGTCCTGGTGGATGACGCGAGCTCCGGCGATGGGATGTCGCCAGGCTTGCGCCCTGCTGTGATCGAGGGCACCCCTCTGGGCGAGCGCACCGCACTGGTCGAGACCCGCGACGACACCCTCGACCAAGGACAGCCCCACGACCGCACCGTACTGCGTGGCGTCTCGTTCTCGGTCCCCCGCGGCCAGCGGATCGCGCTGGTCGGCCCGTCCGGCGCCGGCAAGTCCACCATCCTCGCGCTGATCGAGCGCTTCTATGACCCGACCGGCGGCGTCGTGCGGCTCGGCGGCGTCGACATCCGCGGCCTGGATCGCACCGAACTACGCTCCCAGATCGGCTACGTCGAGCAGGACGCGCCCGTGCTCGCCGGTTCGCTGCGCGACAACCTCACCCTCGGCGCACCGGACGCCACCGACGAGGAGTGCGTGGCGGTACTCGCCTCGGTCAACCTGCTTGAGGTGCTCGAACGCGATGAACGCGGCCTCGGCGCCCAGGTCGGCGAGGACGGCGTGATGCTCTCCGGCGGTGAACGGCAACGGCTGGCGATCGCCCGCACCCTGCTGGCGGCTCCGCCCATCCTGCTGCTGGACGAGTCGACGTCCTCGCTCGACGGCCTGAACGAACAGCTGTTGCGGGGCGCGATCGACGCGGTCGCCGAGCACCGCACGCTGATCGTGATCGCGCACCGACTCTCGACCGTGGTCGACAGTGACCAGATCGTGGTGCTCGAGCGCGGCCGGGTGGTCGGCGTGGGCACACACTCCGAACTGGTGAAGTCGACCCCGCTGTACCGCGACCTGGCGAAGCACCAGCTGCTGGTGTAG
- a CDS encoding putative RNA methyltransferase, translating to MHANGLGLVEQFLACPVCGLAMAVDDRAVRCERGHTFDIARQGYVSLFGGGRRANTGDTPAMVQARADFLSAGHYAPIAQAVSDAIPADAEGLAVDLAGGTGYYLSAVLERHPQLVGLDIDLSTYALRRAAGAHDRLAAVAADVWQPLPVQDAAARVVLSIFGPRNAPEIRRILPETGRLIVVTPTPAHLGQLVGPLGMIAVDALKQQRLDEQLAAFQRLSQTPVEYTVQLVHRDILNDVLMGPSAHHVDADALRAAVGRLPEPTAVTISVSVAVYAPR from the coding sequence GTGCATGCCAACGGATTAGGACTGGTCGAGCAGTTTCTCGCCTGCCCAGTCTGCGGGTTGGCGATGGCCGTCGATGACCGCGCCGTGCGGTGCGAGCGCGGGCACACCTTCGACATCGCCCGGCAGGGCTACGTCTCGTTGTTCGGTGGCGGCCGTCGCGCCAACACCGGCGACACCCCAGCGATGGTGCAGGCGCGGGCCGACTTCCTCTCCGCCGGGCATTACGCCCCGATCGCGCAGGCGGTCAGCGACGCGATCCCGGCCGACGCCGAGGGGCTCGCCGTCGATCTCGCCGGCGGCACCGGCTACTACCTGTCCGCGGTACTCGAGCGCCACCCGCAGTTGGTGGGTCTCGACATCGACCTCTCCACGTACGCGTTGCGACGCGCGGCGGGCGCCCATGACCGGCTGGCCGCCGTCGCCGCCGACGTGTGGCAGCCGCTGCCGGTTCAGGATGCCGCAGCCCGCGTCGTGCTCAGCATCTTCGGGCCGCGCAACGCCCCCGAGATCCGTCGCATCCTGCCGGAGACCGGCCGGCTGATCGTCGTCACGCCGACGCCGGCCCACCTCGGGCAGCTGGTGGGGCCGCTCGGGATGATCGCGGTCGACGCGCTCAAGCAGCAGCGGCTGGACGAGCAGCTCGCCGCATTCCAGCGCCTGTCGCAGACGCCGGTCGAGTACACCGTGCAGCTCGTGCACCGCGACATCCTGAACGACGTGCTGATGGGTCCGAGTGCGCATCATGTCGACGCTGACGCGCTGCGCGCCGCGGTCGGCCGGTTGCCCGAGCCGACGGCGGTCACGATCTCGGTGTCGGTCGCGGTGTACGCGCCGCGGTAG
- a CDS encoding RNA polymerase sigma factor, whose protein sequence is MTASTTHGAVEAVWRIESARVVGALVRLVGDVALAEDLAQDALVAALEQWPRDGVPKNPGAWLTAIAKRRAIDAWRRQDTLDAKYAELANTLERDERPGEPEQALARVIDDDVLRLVFVACHPVLPKPARVALTLKLVGGLSTEEIARAFLVPTSTIAQRIVRAKRALSAASVRFEVPDHTEFAARLSSVLEVIYLIFNEGYSATSGDDWMRPALCDEALRLGRVLAGLVPREPEAHGLVALMELQASRIGARTTAGGEPILLADQDRTRWNRLLIGRGLAALARADALETALGQGRGPYALQAALATCHATAPSIDETDWALIVRLYEQLGRVAPSPVIELNRAVAVAMAHGPAAGLEIVDALREHSALRRYHLLPAVRGDLLTKLGRTTEASAELERAAEFTDNERERALLLARAAQLAGSTELAGGRMTP, encoded by the coding sequence ATGACGGCCTCGACGACGCACGGCGCCGTCGAGGCCGTCTGGCGCATTGAATCGGCTCGCGTCGTCGGCGCCCTGGTGCGTCTGGTGGGGGATGTCGCGCTGGCCGAGGATCTCGCGCAGGATGCGCTGGTCGCCGCTCTCGAGCAGTGGCCACGCGACGGTGTGCCGAAGAACCCCGGCGCCTGGCTGACCGCGATCGCCAAACGTCGCGCGATCGACGCGTGGCGGAGGCAGGACACGCTCGACGCCAAGTACGCCGAACTCGCGAACACGCTCGAACGGGATGAGCGGCCCGGGGAACCGGAACAGGCCCTCGCCCGGGTGATCGACGACGACGTGCTGCGGCTGGTCTTCGTCGCCTGCCACCCCGTGCTGCCGAAACCGGCGCGGGTCGCACTCACCCTGAAGCTGGTCGGCGGGCTGTCGACCGAGGAGATCGCGCGGGCGTTCCTCGTGCCGACCTCGACGATCGCGCAGCGGATCGTGCGCGCCAAACGTGCGCTGAGCGCGGCGAGCGTACGGTTCGAGGTGCCCGACCACACCGAGTTCGCCGCCAGGCTCTCCTCGGTTCTGGAAGTCATTTACCTCATCTTCAACGAGGGCTATTCCGCGACATCCGGCGACGACTGGATGCGACCGGCGCTCTGCGATGAGGCGCTCCGGCTCGGCCGGGTGCTGGCCGGACTGGTGCCGCGTGAACCCGAAGCGCACGGCCTCGTCGCCCTGATGGAGTTGCAGGCATCGCGAATCGGCGCTCGCACGACCGCGGGCGGCGAGCCGATCCTGCTCGCCGACCAGGACCGGACGCGCTGGAACCGACTGCTCATCGGCCGCGGGCTCGCCGCCTTGGCCCGTGCCGACGCGCTCGAAACCGCACTCGGTCAGGGGCGCGGGCCATACGCGCTACAGGCCGCACTGGCCACCTGCCATGCCACCGCCCCGAGCATCGACGAGACCGACTGGGCGCTGATCGTGCGCCTCTACGAGCAGCTCGGACGGGTGGCCCCGTCGCCGGTGATCGAGCTGAACCGTGCCGTTGCCGTCGCGATGGCACACGGTCCCGCCGCCGGGCTCGAAATCGTCGATGCGCTGCGGGAACACTCGGCGCTGCGGCGATACCACCTGCTCCCCGCGGTGCGCGGGGACCTGCTCACCAAGCTCGGCCGAACGACCGAGGCCAGTGCGGAACTCGAGCGCGCCGCCGAGTTCACCGACAACGAGCGGGAGCGGGCGCTGCTGCTTGCCCGTGCCGCGCAGCTCGCCGGTTCCACTGAGCTCGCAGGCGGGCGGATGACGCCATGA
- a CDS encoding YciI family protein, translating into MKFMMLLQSDESSPETAGPSEEALNAMGAYNEELMKAGVILAGEGLHPSSTGVRVHYDGDDRTVVDGPFTESKELLAGFWIIQVKDRDEAIEWARRIPLPSGQVEVRQIFDISEFDQDNEYVQKEKEWRETQGESRTA; encoded by the coding sequence ATGAAGTTCATGATGCTGCTGCAGTCCGACGAGAGCAGCCCAGAGACCGCTGGCCCGAGCGAGGAGGCCCTGAACGCGATGGGCGCCTACAACGAGGAGCTGATGAAGGCGGGCGTCATTCTCGCTGGCGAGGGCCTGCACCCCAGCTCGACCGGCGTGCGCGTGCACTACGACGGGGACGACCGCACCGTCGTGGACGGACCGTTCACCGAGAGCAAGGAGCTGCTCGCCGGGTTCTGGATCATCCAGGTCAAGGACCGCGACGAGGCGATCGAGTGGGCGCGCCGCATCCCGCTGCCCTCCGGCCAGGTCGAGGTGCGCCAGATCTTTGACATCTCGGAGTTCGACCAGGACAACGAGTACGTGCAGAAGGAGAAGGAATGGCGCGAGACCCAGGGCGAATCACGCACCGCCTAG
- a CDS encoding MFS transporter, translating into MSTTVTPSTTAPANPRSRVILASLIGTTIEFYDFYVYATAAVLVFPHLFFPTGDATTALLSSFAVFGAAMVARPLGAVFFGHLGDKRGRKITLVGALLTMGVATFLIGLLPTYAMVGWLAPALLVLMRLAQGFALGGEWSGAALVATENAPKGKRAVFGTFPQLGAPIGFIIANGLFLIIAAVLPSDDPSMPSEAFLEWGWRIPFLFSVVMVIVGLWVRLRLVESTAFENTVKSGQVKKLPLAAVFKDNWRQLVLGTLYMLATYVLFYLMTTFSLSYGSAPIAPIDETKQPGLGYSYQTFVLMLIVGVVFFGIFTLVSGPLADKFGRRKTLIWVTLGIIVFGLAWVPLLGAGDLGVMAWLILGFTLMGMTFGPMGALLPELFPTSVRYTGSGLSYNVSSILGAAVAPFIAVWLWSVADGSPFLVGLYLSVMGVLTLVALLLGKETKDVDIDD; encoded by the coding sequence ATGAGTACAACTGTCACGCCGTCCACGACGGCCCCGGCGAACCCGCGGAGCCGGGTCATCCTGGCCAGCCTCATCGGCACCACGATCGAGTTCTACGACTTCTACGTCTATGCAACCGCCGCGGTGCTGGTCTTCCCGCACCTGTTCTTCCCGACGGGTGACGCCACCACAGCGCTGCTGTCGTCGTTCGCCGTTTTCGGTGCAGCCATGGTGGCGCGCCCCCTCGGTGCCGTCTTCTTCGGCCACCTCGGCGACAAGCGGGGCCGCAAGATCACGCTGGTCGGTGCACTGCTCACGATGGGTGTCGCCACATTCCTGATCGGGTTGCTGCCGACGTACGCGATGGTCGGCTGGTTGGCCCCGGCGCTGCTCGTGCTGATGCGCCTCGCCCAGGGCTTCGCGCTCGGCGGCGAGTGGAGCGGTGCGGCACTGGTTGCCACCGAGAACGCGCCCAAGGGCAAGCGCGCCGTGTTCGGCACGTTCCCGCAGCTCGGCGCGCCGATCGGCTTCATCATCGCGAACGGCCTGTTCCTGATCATCGCCGCGGTTCTGCCCTCGGATGACCCGTCGATGCCGTCCGAAGCGTTCCTCGAGTGGGGCTGGCGTATCCCGTTCCTCTTCTCGGTCGTCATGGTGATCGTCGGCCTCTGGGTGCGTCTGCGCCTGGTCGAGTCGACCGCGTTCGAGAACACCGTGAAGAGCGGCCAGGTCAAGAAGCTTCCGCTCGCCGCGGTCTTCAAGGACAACTGGAGGCAGCTGGTTCTCGGCACGTTGTACATGCTCGCCACGTACGTGCTGTTCTATCTGATGACGACCTTCTCGCTGAGCTACGGCAGCGCCCCGATCGCCCCGATAGACGAAACCAAGCAGCCGGGCCTCGGCTACAGCTACCAGACGTTCGTGCTGATGCTGATCGTCGGTGTCGTCTTCTTCGGTATCTTTACCCTCGTCTCTGGTCCGCTGGCCGACAAGTTCGGCCGCCGGAAGACGCTGATCTGGGTCACCCTCGGTATCATCGTGTTCGGTCTGGCCTGGGTGCCGCTGCTCGGCGCTGGCGACCTCGGTGTCATGGCCTGGCTGATCCTCGGCTTCACCCTGATGGGCATGACGTTCGGCCCGATGGGCGCTCTGCTGCCGGAGCTGTTCCCGACGAGCGTGCGCTATACCGGCTCCGGCCTCTCATACAACGTCTCGTCGATCCTCGGCGCCGCGGTTGCTCCGTTCATCGCGGTCTGGCTGTGGAGCGTTGCCGACGGCAGCCCGTTCCTCGTGGGCCTCTACCTGTCCGTGATGGGTGTCCTGACCCTGGTGGCCCTGCTACTCGGCAAGGAGACCAAGGACGTCGACATCGACGACTAG
- the ribH gene encoding 6,7-dimethyl-8-ribityllumazine synthase: MSGHGAPTISSDGTGLKVTIVASLWHTEIMNGLLAGARRALSAANAEFTEIHVAGSFELPVVSQTALQNGADAVVALGVIIRGGTPHFEYVSAAATDGLTQAALATGKPIGFGLLTVDDEQQALDRAGLPGSKEDKGVEAAEAAIASALVLKQIRN; this comes from the coding sequence ATGAGCGGGCACGGAGCACCGACCATCTCGTCAGACGGAACCGGCCTCAAGGTCACCATTGTGGCGAGCCTGTGGCACACCGAGATCATGAACGGCCTGCTCGCCGGCGCCCGCCGCGCGCTGAGCGCAGCGAACGCCGAGTTCACCGAGATCCACGTGGCTGGCAGCTTCGAACTGCCCGTGGTCAGCCAGACCGCGTTGCAGAACGGCGCGGACGCGGTGGTGGCGCTCGGTGTCATCATCCGCGGCGGCACCCCGCACTTCGAATACGTGTCAGCTGCCGCGACCGACGGGTTGACCCAAGCGGCTCTCGCCACGGGTAAGCCCATCGGATTCGGCCTGCTCACGGTTGACGACGAGCAACAGGCGCTCGACCGTGCCGGCCTGCCCGGCTCCAAAGAGGACAAGGGCGTGGAGGCAGCCGAGGCGGCCATCGCCAGCGCCCTGGTGCTCAAGCAGATTCGTAACTGA